Proteins from one Chloroflexota bacterium genomic window:
- a CDS encoding SDR family NAD(P)-dependent oxidoreductase: MKQHLKGKVAIVTGGGRGIGREVCLLLGQQGAKVVVNDLGGDTIGGGASQTPADEVVTEIKKAGGDAVANYQSVATVAGGESIVKTALDTFGRLDIVVHCAGILRDRMVYNMTEEEWDSVINVHLKGMFCIGRPATMVMRQQKSGAIIGFSSLSGMYGNAGQANYGAAKDGIAGFVRTVSKDVFKYGVTVNGIAPAAATRLTATVSAESREKAKTSGVTRVMGEASATASSAPVLVDSPADIAPMVVYLCTDEAKFITGQFFYVQAGQVSLLENPHAERTIEKLGGMWTIEEIAKLLPTTLGKDMYNPAPPQTPKA; this comes from the coding sequence ATGAAACAGCATCTCAAAGGCAAAGTAGCGATCGTCACCGGCGGCGGCCGAGGCATAGGCCGCGAAGTCTGCCTCCTCCTGGGCCAGCAGGGCGCGAAAGTGGTAGTGAACGACTTGGGCGGCGATACCATCGGCGGCGGCGCATCCCAGACCCCGGCAGACGAGGTGGTCACAGAGATCAAGAAGGCCGGCGGCGATGCCGTGGCCAACTACCAGAGCGTCGCCACCGTCGCGGGCGGCGAGAGCATCGTCAAGACCGCCCTGGACACCTTCGGCAGGCTGGACATCGTCGTCCACTGCGCGGGCATCCTCCGCGATCGCATGGTCTACAACATGACGGAAGAGGAGTGGGACTCCGTTATCAACGTCCACCTCAAAGGCATGTTCTGCATCGGCAGGCCGGCCACCATGGTTATGCGCCAGCAGAAGAGCGGCGCCATCATCGGCTTCTCCTCCCTCTCCGGCATGTACGGCAACGCCGGCCAGGCCAACTACGGCGCCGCCAAGGACGGCATCGCGGGCTTTGTCCGCACCGTCTCCAAGGACGTCTTCAAATACGGCGTCACGGTGAACGGCATCGCGCCTGCGGCGGCCACGCGCCTCACCGCCACCGTCAGCGCCGAATCCAGGGAGAAGGCCAAGACCTCCGGCGTCACCCGCGTCATGGGCGAAGCCTCGGCCACCGCCTCTTCCGCCCCGGTGCTTGTGGACTCCCCTGCGGACATCGCGCCCATGGTCGTCTACCTCTGCACGGACGAGGCCAAGTTCATCACCGGCCAGTTCTTCTACGTCCAGGCCGGCCAGGTCTCCCTGCTCGAGAATCCCCACGCCGAGCGCACCATCGAAAAGTTGGGTGGCATGTGGACTATCGAGGAGATCGCCAAGCTCCTGCCCACGACTCTCGGCAAGGATATGTATAACCCAGCCCCGCCCCAGACGCCTAAGGCCTAG
- a CDS encoding GNAT family N-acetyltransferase, whose amino-acid sequence MLQQVSKVLIREKKLSDSANDYAWAIDPELCRLDATVPLSMSFRDALMMYEEELLYPAPRRKRFAVDTADGTHIGNCMFYDVDEAKGQAELGIMIGNRRYWSKGYGTEAVKGLLTLIFAKTKLNRIYLHTLEWNIRAQKAFKKAGFTEIGPVRRNGYDFIEMEITRGQWEEMRRGEDSPAQTS is encoded by the coding sequence GTGTTACAGCAAGTCAGTAAGGTCCTCATCCGCGAGAAAAAGCTCTCCGATTCGGCCAACGACTATGCGTGGGCGATAGACCCCGAGTTGTGCCGCCTGGACGCCACGGTCCCGCTCTCCATGTCCTTCCGGGACGCGCTGATGATGTACGAGGAGGAACTCCTCTACCCCGCACCGCGCCGCAAGCGCTTTGCCGTAGACACGGCGGATGGGACGCACATCGGCAATTGCATGTTCTACGACGTTGACGAGGCGAAGGGCCAGGCTGAGCTGGGCATCATGATCGGCAACCGGCGCTACTGGAGCAAGGGCTACGGGACGGAGGCGGTGAAGGGGCTCCTGACGCTCATCTTCGCCAAGACCAAGCTGAACCGCATTTATCTGCACACGCTGGAGTGGAACATCCGCGCGCAGAAGGCCTTCAAAAAGGCCGGTTTCACCGAGATAGGCCCCGTGCGCCGCAACGGGTATGATTTCATCGAGATGGAGATCACGCGAGGGCAGTGGGAAGAGATGCGCAGAGGCGAGGACTCACCAGCGCAGACTTCATAA
- a CDS encoding NUDIX hydrolase, whose protein sequence is MGATILEESFSSFQQAGFALPTEEHFSEGGVVYRESERGIEVILCGRVKPLLWSLPKGTPDDGESPEATALREVREETGLQIAIERDLGEIEYWFQKPGARVHKRVKFYLMIPTGGSVDDHDPEFDRVEWFEGEQALATMTYTNEKEVMERALRFLRERKARGVTASQ, encoded by the coding sequence ATGGGTGCGACAATTCTTGAAGAGTCCTTTTCATCTTTCCAGCAGGCGGGCTTTGCCTTGCCAACTGAAGAACATTTCTCTGAGGGCGGCGTTGTCTACCGGGAGTCCGAACGAGGGATCGAAGTCATCCTCTGCGGCCGGGTGAAGCCTCTACTGTGGAGCCTACCGAAAGGGACGCCCGACGATGGCGAATCACCCGAGGCTACGGCGTTACGTGAAGTGCGCGAGGAGACTGGCCTCCAGATCGCCATCGAGCGCGACCTGGGGGAGATCGAATACTGGTTCCAGAAGCCGGGCGCCCGCGTGCACAAACGCGTGAAGTTCTATCTGATGATTCCGACAGGCGGCTCGGTGGATGACCACGACCCAGAGTTCGATAGGGTGGAGTGGTTCGAGGGTGAACAGGCGCTCGCGACGATGACATACACGAACGAAAAGGAAGTGATGGAGCGCGCGCTCCGCTTCCTCCGCGAACGAAAGGCCCGCGGTGTTACAGCAAGTCAGTAA
- a CDS encoding redoxin domain-containing protein, whose amino-acid sequence MSASCDSQYANKAFAIGLGGVTHPIVSDWHPKGKVAQEWGVYNADRGLPIRSAFVIDKEGIVRFKKIYTGELPTPEELLAELDKLK is encoded by the coding sequence TTGAGCGCGAGTTGCGATAGCCAGTATGCCAACAAAGCATTCGCGATAGGGCTGGGCGGGGTGACACATCCGATCGTGAGCGATTGGCACCCCAAGGGGAAGGTGGCCCAGGAATGGGGCGTGTACAACGCCGACCGCGGGCTGCCGATCCGGTCGGCCTTTGTCATAGACAAAGAAGGCATCGTGCGGTTCAAGAAGATCTACACAGGTGAGCTGCCGACGCCGGAGGAGTTGCTGGCGGAGCTGGACAAGCTGAAGTAG
- a CDS encoding redoxin domain-containing protein: MAVEVGQMAPDFTLPSHDGQKITLSQYRGKQAVVFAWYPAAFTAG; encoded by the coding sequence ATGGCAGTGGAAGTGGGCCAGATGGCCCCTGACTTTACCCTTCCTTCCCACGACGGCCAGAAGATTACGCTGAGCCAGTATCGCGGGAAGCAAGCGGTCGTCTTCGCCTGGTATCCGGCGGCGTTCACCGCCGGGTGA